TAATTTTGAGTGCTTctatttgttaaattaaataaaaatgaattaaaagcgaCGAACCTTGCAGCTGCATTGAACCCGACAGAAATCATGAACATCAATCCAGATATAGACATGCTGCACCCAAGTAAAAACCATCAAATTCTTGGTCGTTAATATTTCAGGTTGACGGTACAGTTAATAGAAatgaataataaaagaaaatgaatttatcttttaaaattttggataataattgaataaaaatatatattatgaatgaTAAAGCATAAATCCGCCAATTTAATTATTGACCGACAAAAATATTCGTTATAAGGGAATGGTCAAATTAAACTATAAATTCAATTGAAAATATATCCTTTGGCAATAAAAAGTGGAGCGCATCGTTTACTCCCACATACAGACTTCGTCATAAATCTCATATAATATGCATTTTTTGGAAGAACGTAATAAGGTTTTACTATTCCCCCTTTTCACCTTTTGCTCTTAGAAACTTGATTAACAAGTTGAATTAAAAGACAAACTAACCAAGATCACTATCTCTAATGTCTGCTTTATGGATTATAATATATAGGatgataacttaaataatatGGAAGAATATAGTTGCCAAGTATCTTACCAGATAGAAAGAGAGTCGAGTGCAAGCTCAGGATTCTCCAGTAAACCAGCGATCAAGACCAGTATCTGAAAGTACCAAGTCTCCAAGCACAGCATGACGGCCGAAGCAGCCGATAACTTCAAGAAATCCCATAGCCCAGAAAAGGCCTGCGAACTCAGCCCAGACCATGTAAGCTTACACTTGTCACTTATCAAGATATACACCATTTGGGCCCCCACTATGATCCACCACGACAAGCTGAGCACCAGAGATGCACCTATCAAACCCAACCCTATCTTGTAAACTGCGACCCAACTTAGCAGGAGGTGCAGCACAAGTGTCGCAGCTGATATGTATGCACTGGGAATCACAATGCTTTGAGATTGGAGGAACTTTTGTATGGGGAAATTGGCAGCGTAAGCAAAGATTTGTGGGATCAAACCGTAGACAAAAATAGCAGCCGCTGATGCAACCTCCGCCGGCTCGCCTAGTAACATCAAGATTGGCTTGGAAAAGATATAGGCCAACATCAGCGGGATCCCTGTTAGTGTAAGGACAATGGTTGATCTCTGAAGATAAATCCCTAACATGTCGTATCTAAGCGCCCCATAAGCTTGCCCGCATAGAGTCTCTACAGCACTCCCCATCCCTAGCTGCAAAACGTTAGTTACATGAAGTGATCGAGGAtgaatatttcaaatattaaaaaaaaagaaaaaaaaaagaataaagtagGTTAAATTTCATCACCATGAGACCATAAGCAAGGAGTTGGATGCCGCTGTTGCCAAGAGAGGCAGCGGCGAGCTCAAGATTGCCTAGATGACCACAGAAAACACGAGTGGATAAGGACATAGCATTGTTGATCATATAAACAAACACCGCCGGTGCTGCCAGACGGAAAAGGAGCTTCATTTCAATCAACGTGGCCAATCGGAGACGCTTGAAGAAAGGCAGTTCGGTGTCCGACAAAACTTTCTCGAGTCTAGAGTCCACCTCATGGCCATGACTAGCTCCTGATGAGCCGTCCGAGGGTAGCAGGTGCTGATGATCATCATCCATGGAGTTATTCAATATTGGGTGATTCAGCTACTGTTGGGAACCCATGGTGTGTGTTTTTTTTCCCTAGCAGTTCTAGGCTATGGTTGATGGTAATTAGAGAAAATATTAATCGGCCTTAAAGTAGATTGTAAGGAATTAGGGATTATTTTTGTTGATATACGTATAG
The genomic region above belongs to Gossypium hirsutum isolate 1008001.06 chromosome D05, Gossypium_hirsutum_v2.1, whole genome shotgun sequence and contains:
- the LOC107905933 gene encoding protein DETOXIFICATION 40 encodes the protein MDDDHQHLLPSDGSSGASHGHEVDSRLEKVLSDTELPFFKRLRLATLIEMKLLFRLAAPAVFVYMINNAMSLSTRVFCGHLGNLELAAASLGNSGIQLLAYGLMLGMGSAVETLCGQAYGALRYDMLGIYLQRSTIVLTLTGIPLMLAYIFSKPILMLLGEPAEVASAAAIFVYGLIPQIFAYAANFPIQKFLQSQSIVIPSAYISAATLVLHLLLSWVAVYKIGLGLIGASLVLSLSWWIIVGAQMVYILISDKCKLTWSGLSSQAFSGLWDFLKLSAASAVMLCLETWYFQILVLIAGLLENPELALDSLSICMSISGLMFMISVGFNAAASVRVSNELGSEHPKSAAFTVAVVTLVSLIIAVVEAVIVFALRDVISYAFTEGETVAKAVSDLCPFLAVTLILNGIQPVLSGVAVGCGWQAFVAYVNVGCYYVVGIPLGCVLGFKYDLGAKGIWSGMIGGTMMQTLILLWVTFTTDWNKEVEIARRRLDRWEDKKQPLFKN